A single Elephas maximus indicus isolate mEleMax1 chromosome 2, mEleMax1 primary haplotype, whole genome shotgun sequence DNA region contains:
- the LOC126070463 gene encoding olfactory receptor 2T33-like yields MENRNATSDFILLGLFKHTSFHLFLFIVVLKIAIASLMGNALMILLIHRDHRLHTPTYLLLSQLSFMDTILVFTIVPKMASGFLTGKKSISPAECGLQIFALRTLGGGECFLLAAMSYDRYVAVCHPLRYNILMNWQLCLRMTLGSWFLGAVDGLVQAIATLSFPFCSAHEIDHFFCEAPSLLRLACADTSIFEHVMYICCVIMLLVPLFLILTSYSLILAAVLHMPSTKARKKAFAMCSSHLAVVVLFYGAAIFTYMRPKSYRSANHDKVVSAFYTIFTPVLNPLIYSLRNNEVIGALKRWLGKHTNLKHQ; encoded by the coding sequence ATGGAGAACAGAAATGCCACTTCAGATTTTATTCTCTTGGGACTCTTTAAGCACACTAGCTTCCACCTCTTCCTCTTCATCGTGGTGCTGAAAATAGCCATTGCTTCCCTGATGGGCAATGCCCTCATGATCCTCCTGATTCACAGGGACCACCGGCTTCACACACCCACGTACTTACTGCTGAGCCAACTCTCTTTCATGGACACGATACTGGTTTTCACCATTGTGCCCAAAATGGCATCTGGCTTTCTGACAGGCAAGAAGTCCATCTCCCCTGCTGAATGTGGGTTACAGATCTTTGCCCTCCGCACCTTGGGTGGTGGAGAGTGCTTCTTATTAGCAgccatgtcctatgaccgctatgtggcagTGTGTCATCCACTACGATATAACATTCTCATGAACTGGCAACTGTGCCTGAGAATGACCTTGGGGTCCTGGTTTCTGGGGGCAGTTGATGGTCTTGTGCAGGCAATTGCTACCCTGAGCTTCCCTTTCTGCAGTGCTCATGAGAttgatcatttcttctgtgagGCCCCCTCACTGCTGCGTTTGGCTTGTGCTGACACTTCAATCTTCGAACATGTCATGTACATCTGTTGTGTGATAATGCTCCTTGTGCCTTTATTTCTCATCCTGACCTCCTACAGTCTCATCCTAGCTGCAGTTCTCCACATGCCTTCTACAAAAGCCCGCAAGAAAGCCTTTGCCATGTGCTCATCACACTTGGCTGTGGTGGTACTCTTTTATGGGGCTGCCATTtttacctatatgagaccaaagtcCTACAGATCAGCTAACCATGATAAGGTTGTGTCAGCTTTCTATACTATCTTCACTCCTGTGTTGAACCCCCTCATTTATAGTCTGAGGAACAATGAGGTGATAGGAGCCTTGAAAAGGTGGCTTGGGAAACACACTAACTTAAAACATCAATAA